Proteins encoded together in one Apis cerana isolate GH-2021 linkage group LG4, AcerK_1.0, whole genome shotgun sequence window:
- the LOC108000851 gene encoding uncharacterized protein LOC108000851 isoform X4: MKKLFSKIENTSKEPNSYVGKVFVVGRYTVTVEEVLAEGGFAIVFLVKSSSGRYALKRMYVNNEHDLNVCKREIQIASNLNGHKNIIGYLDSSITNIGGGVHELLLLMPYCKTQVLQMMNNRLQTGFSESEVLQIFCDVCEAVSRLHHCQTPIIHRDLKIENILYSDTGHYVLCDFGSATAKILNPSVHGAAIVEEEIKKYTTLSYRAPEMVDMYCGKPITTKADIWALGCLLYKLCFFTLPFGESTLAIQSGNFTIPNHSRYSRSLHCLIRYMLEPDSDNRPDIYQVSMIAFQILGKECPVQNLHKVPIPVLESLTCPPMESENVKRSSLVKTPKPIPVSTVEGTSVTPRQRPKGQAVSTGPISLSGQIVSQISGQGNQVQSQSSIGNTVSYVQMGQQLAPLNTSQTYVGQSMQSNVQSLPVNTQASSHQVSVLNQVSPQICTTSQNISFGHQSQIQKSQYSQSHCSTIRRSPASVQDTVSSYFDSTLTTNINEENLEALFPPSGYPDPFKDDNRAMPPPTKIPPPVAPKPKILPKISNIASCPPPKYIPLTSLTSKLNTPTGPNKATPVMVPTLPKPVNKTESLSQNISSSTSPPDSPTLSSVRHRRNVSDTSAFNKAFASETTQFLAPYEASVKSRSEDVSTPEVLTGVRLCLGSSTSHGELSSITATEGRSLSADVAAWNPFEDVQPFNQLTEDHIFGAEFDKIRRGSNASISGVKSRESLVMTYAELPEDPFESAPFSLPTGKKNKIGSKTAALAGGKLQVNGRSRIPSKQWNSGFERTELDHRMMPLTGNSPISPPFVRIPIENRSKYEKLIFNAGDISSDSDKDLSQERIKQKRKRVKNVLRRKKKVQNTKNIIYQEYNESNDSISLANNFKTINDNLYSHINYNNTIKSNGIEKSNEKSNIGNEDNMDEIEEEGKKKEREEEEEKKGVKEDNKGMKEEEEKEEKMEDEKREEDEEDEEEDDDNDDDDDNDDDDDDDDNDNVEDDEDDKDNDDIDDNNNDNDNENDKDKDNDDENDEKYKKKNEIVSENIRIYGSSIQHSEKNIIMNEKDYRTKKSKKYYRGQRLSMTRANRDPIVGHQYGEKPLLLDDELDSESKLEYFHGDPFIINDQYDSNSQLLNKIDSLERNEKMKYLNNLLEKSEKDIFALAPFPRSSSYLKKNNDCQENNEFKTIVPIIFNSRVSSQELTDLKSKSLSKCNSYQKYTNVAEEKIDVDFLEKNNQQSSIEITLVKTHRDFEREKNIQDQKKIEMEEYMKENGRKEEERLEITRQEDKNEEKKEYRIGKKEKIEKENEKENEKKKEMEKEENIEKDLFGSSPFSPNSFVINSQFQQSSLASIRTLPSSSNIQQATIVSSSTKIIPNSKFDNISASNKYSNTFTNVSKDLFGSVPFDEFTYLQLNEKEKCDLLKKKNEIQVPFIQPSSSRSVTQEPQPQPLSFGSIEDNTLLLNKVLSPDATTTIKSTSILQEVYTIKPVQHTARITVQTVNSVSKPDVIPDIVSPMSPEPLVTTDDHDVPRHKRDKFTKSEKSKYRLINENHNDISDILSSSKLSHKTKSIGYSKKTSRIKKYSVVSTAAGFSNMSFEDFPSDENEEKQIRNTKIAPFEVIREPEKRFGSLKRKSNPFS; encoded by the exons ATGAAGAAgctgttttcaaaaattgaaaacacgTCGAAGGAGCCTAACAGTTACGTAGGAAAAGTTTTTGTAGTAGGACGTTATACTGTCACTGTCGAAGAGGTTTTAGCTGAAG gagGATTTGCTATTGTGTTTTTGGTAAAATCTTCAAGTGGACGTTATGCACTTAAACGCATGTATGTTAATAATGAACATGATCTCAATGTATGTAAAAGAGAGATACAAATCGCA agTAACTTAAATggtcataaaaatatcataggaTATTTGGATAGTAGTATTACAAACATAGGAGGAGGAGTGCACGAACTTCTACTTTTAATGCCTTATTGCAAAACTCAAGTTCTACAGATGATGAATAATag atTACAAACTGGCTTTAGTGAGTCTGAagttcttcaaatattttgtgatGTTTGTGAAGCAGTATCTCGATTACATCATTGTCAAACACCAATAATACATAGAGATTTAAAA attgaaaatatattgtattctgATACTGGTCATTATGTATTGTGTGACTTCGGTTCTGCAACAGCAAAAATTCTTAATCCTAGTGTACATGGTGCAGCAATAGTCgaggaagaaattaaaaaatatacaactcTCAGTTACAGAGCACCTGAAATGGTTGATATGTATTGTGGAAAACCTATTACAACAAAAGCAGATATATGg GCATTGGGATGTTTGTTATACAAACTTTGTTTCTTTACATTACCATTTGGGGAAAGTACACTTGCTATTCAATCGGGAAATTTTACGATACCAAATCATTCGAG atatagtaGAAGTCTTCATTGTCTGATTCGATATATGCTTGAGCCGGATTCTGATAATCGTCCCGATATTTATCAAGTGTCTATGATTGCATTCCAAATTTTGGGTAAAGAATGTCCTGTACAGAATTTACAt aaagttcCAATTCCAGTTCTGGAATCATTAACTTGTCCGCCTATGGAATctgaaaatgttaaaagatcATCATTAGTGAAAACACCAAAACCAATTCCAGTATCTACTGTTGAGGGTACATCAGTTACACCAAGGCAACGACCAAAAGGGCAAGCTGTAAGCACAGGTCCGATTAGTTTAAGTGGTCAGATCGTAAGTCAAATATCAGGTCAAGGAAATCAAGTTCAGTCACAAAGTTCTATAGGAAATACAGTTTCATATGTTCAAATGGGTCAACAACTTGCTCCATTGAATACATCTCAAACTTATGTTGGACAAAGTATGCAATCAAATGTTCAATCATTACCAGTAAATACGCAAGCATCTTCCCATCAAGTTTCAGTGCTTAATCAAGTTTCGCCGCAAATTTGTACAACTagtcaaaatatttcttttggaCATCAATCACAAATCCAAAAATCACAATATAGTCAGTCACATTGTTCTACAATTAGACGATCTCCTGCAAGTGTTCAAGATACAGTAAGTTCGTACTTTGATTCAACATTgacaacaaatataaatgaagaaaatttagaagCACTATTTCCACCATCTG GTTATCCAGATCCATTTAAAGATGATAATCGAGCTATGCCACCACCTACAAAAATACCACCACCTGTTGCTCCTAAACCTAAAATTCTGcccaaaatatcaaatattgctAGTTGTCCGCCTCCTAAATATATACCTCTTACTTCATTAACATCGAAATTGAATACTCCAACTGGGCCTAATAAAGCTACTCCTGTAATGGTACCAACTTTACCGAAACCAGTTAATAAAACTGAGAGTTTAAGTCAGAATATAAGTTCAAGTACTTCTCCACCTGATAGTCCAACACTATCTTCTGTACGCCATAGAAGAAATGTTAGCGACACAAGTGCTTTCAATAA aGCATTTGCAAGCGAAACAACACAATTTCTAGCACCATATGAAGCTTCAGTAAAATCACGTTCTGAAGATGTTAGTACTCCTGAAGTTCTAACTGGTGTAAGGCTTTGTCTAGGATCTAGCACTTCGCAT GGAGAACTTTCAAGTATAACTGCTACTGAAGGAAGATCATTAAGTGCAGATGTAGCAGCTTGGAATCCATTTGAAGATGTACAACCTTTCAATCAATTAACAGAAGATCATATTTTTGGTGctgaatttgataaaattagaagAGGAAGTAATGCAAGTATCAGTGGTGTAAAAAGTCGCGAAAGCCTTGTTATGACATATGCAGAATTACCAGAAGATCCATTTGAATCTGCACCTTTCAGTTTGCCAA caggaaagaagaataaaattggatCAAAAACTGCTGCACTTGCTGGAG gaaaaTTACAAGTAAATGGTAGATCAAGGATACCTTCGAAACAATGGAATTCAGGATTCGAACGAACTGAATTGGATCATAGAATGATGCCTTTAACAGGAAACAGTCCTATTTCTCCGCCATTTGTTCGAATTCCCATAGAAAATCGGTccaaatacgaaaaattaatattcaatgctGGTGATATATCCAGTGACAGTGATAAAGATTTATCTCAAGAGCGTATAAagcaaaagaggaaaagagtcAAAAACGTGTTacgtcgaaagaaaaaagtacaaaatacaaaaaacatCATATACCAAGAATATAACGAATCAAATGATTCGATAAGTTTagccaataattttaaaacgattaatgataatttatatagtcatattaattataataatactattaaatCTAATGgtattgaaaaaagtaatgaaaaaaGCAATATTGGAAATGAAGATAATATGGATGAGATagaggaagagggaaagaaaaaagaaagagaagaggaggaagaaaaaaaaggagtaaaagaagataataagggaatgaaagaggaagaagaaaaggaagagaaaatggaagatgagaaaagggaagaagatGAGGAAGACGAAGAGGAAGATGATGACaatgacgatgatgatgacaatgacgatgatgatgatgatgacgacAATGACAATGTTGAAGATGATGAAGACGATAAAGATAATGATGatattgatgataataataatgacaacGACAATGAGAATGACAAAGATAAAGACAATGATGATgagaatgatgaaaaatacaaaaaaaaaaatgaaatagtttcggaaaatatacgaatttatGGCAGTTCTATTCAACAttcggaaaaaaatattattatgaatgaaaaagattatagaacaaaaaaatcgaaaaaatattatcgaggACAACGATTGTCAATGACTAGAGCCAACAGAGATCCAATAGTTGGACATCAATACGGAGAAAAGCCACTTTTATTGGACGATGAACTCGATTCAGAATCGAAACTGGAATATTTTCATGGTgatccatttattattaatgatcaaTATGACTCAAACTctcaattgttaaataaaatagattcgttagaaagaaatgagaaaatgaaatatttaaataatttattagaaaaatctgaaaaagacATTTTTGCTTTGGCTCCTTTTCCAAGATCATccagttatttaaaaaaaaataacgattgtcaagagaataatgaatttaaaactatagttcccattatttttaattcaagagTTTCATCTCAGGAATTAACAGATTTGAAAAGCAAATCACTTTCAAAGTGTAATTCATATCAGAAATACACAAATGTTGCAGAAGAAAAGATAGATGttgattttttggaaaaaaataatcagcaATCATCAATTGAGATAACTTTAGTTAAAACTCATCGAGactttgaaagagaaaaaaatattcaagatcaaaaaaaaatagaaatggaagaatatatgaaagaaaatggaagaaaagaagaagaaagattagAGATAACTAGacaagaagataaaaatgaagaaaaaaaagaatataggataggaaaaaaagaaaaaatagagaaggaaaatgagaaagagaatgaaaaaaaaaaagaaatggaaaaagaagaaaatatagaaaaagatttatttggtTCATCGCCATTTAGTCCAAATAGTTTTGTAATAAACAGTCAATTTCAACAATCGTCTCTTGCTTCCATTCGTACCCTACCATCTTCATCAAATATTCAACAAGCTACTATTGTTTCCTCATCTACAAAAATAATaccaaattcaaaatttgataatatttctgcGAGCaacaaatattcgaatacaTTTACGAATGTTTCAAAAGATCTTTTTGGTTCTGTCCCGTTCGatgaatttacatatttgcaattgaatgaaaaagagaaatgtgacttgttaaaaaagaaaaatgagattCAGGTTCCATTTATTCAACCATCATCATCACGATCAGTAACGCAGGAACCACAACCACAGCCATTGAGTTTTGGATCAATTGAGGACAATACATTACTATTGAATAAAGTATTATCACCAGATGCTACCACTACTATTAAATCTACATCTATTTTACAAGAGGTATATACTATTAAACCGGTTCAACATACCGCACGAATTACTGTTCAAACAGTAAATAGTGTATCGAAGCCAGATGTTATACCAGATATTGTTTCGCCTATGTCACCTGAACCATTGGTAACTACTGATGACCATGATGTACCAAGGcataaaagagataaatttactaaatcagagaaatcgaaatatcgtttaatCAATGAAAATCACAATGATATTAGTGATATTTTATCATCGTCGAAATTGAGTCATAAAACTAAATCGATAGGTTACAGTAAAAAAacttcaagaataaaaaaatattctgtagTGAGCACAGCCGCTGGTTTTAGTAACATGAGTTTTGAAGATTTCCCAAGCGATGAgaatgaagaaaaacaaattagaaatacaaaaattgcgCCTTTTGAAGTAATCAGAGAACCTGAGAAACGATTTGGATcgttaaagagaaaaagtaaTCCATTTTCttga
- the LOC108000851 gene encoding uncharacterized protein LOC108000851 isoform X3: MKKLFSKIENTSKEPNSYVGKVFVVGRYTVTVEEVLAEGGFAIVFLVKSSSGRYALKRMYVNNEHDLNVCKREIQIASNLNGHKNIIGYLDSSITNIGGGVHELLLLMPYCKTQVLQMMNNRLQTGFSESEVLQIFCDVCEAVSRLHHCQTPIIHRDLKIENILYSDTGHYVLCDFGSATAKILNPSVHGAAIVEEEIKKYTTLSYRAPEMVDMYCGKPITTKADIWALGCLLYKLCFFTLPFGESTLAIQSGNFTIPNHSRYSRSLHCLIRYMLEPDSDNRPDIYQVSMIAFQILGKECPVQNLHKVPIPVLESLTCPPMESENVKRSSLVKTPKPIPVSTVEGTSVTPRQRPKGQAVSTGPISLSGQIVSQISGQGNQVQSQSSIGNTVSYVQMGQQLAPLNTSQTYVGQSMQSNVQSLPVNTQASSHQVSVLNQVSPQICTTSQNISFGHQSQIQKSQYSQSHCSTIRRSPASVQDTVSSYFDSTLTTNINEENLEALFPPSDPFKDDNRAMPPPTKIPPPVAPKPKILPKISNIASCPPPKYIPLTSLTSKLNTPTGPNKATPVMVPTLPKPVNKTESLSQNISSSTSPPDSPTLSSVRHRRNVSDTSAFNKAFASETTQFLAPYEASVKSRSEDVSTPEVLTGVRLCLGSSTSHVRIGELSSITATEGRSLSADVAAWNPFEDVQPFNQLTEDHIFGAEFDKIRRGSNASISGVKSRESLVMTYAELPEDPFESAPFSLPTGKKNKIGSKTAALAGGKLQVNGRSRIPSKQWNSGFERTELDHRMMPLTGNSPISPPFVRIPIENRSKYEKLIFNAGDISSDSDKDLSQERIKQKRKRVKNVLRRKKKVQNTKNIIYQEYNESNDSISLANNFKTINDNLYSHINYNNTIKSNGIEKSNEKSNIGNEDNMDEIEEEGKKKEREEEEEKKGVKEDNKGMKEEEEKEEKMEDEKREEDEEDEEEDDDNDDDDDNDDDDDDDDNDNVEDDEDDKDNDDIDDNNNDNDNENDKDKDNDDENDEKYKKKNEIVSENIRIYGSSIQHSEKNIIMNEKDYRTKKSKKYYRGQRLSMTRANRDPIVGHQYGEKPLLLDDELDSESKLEYFHGDPFIINDQYDSNSQLLNKIDSLERNEKMKYLNNLLEKSEKDIFALAPFPRSSSYLKKNNDCQENNEFKTIVPIIFNSRVSSQELTDLKSKSLSKCNSYQKYTNVAEEKIDVDFLEKNNQQSSIEITLVKTHRDFEREKNIQDQKKIEMEEYMKENGRKEEERLEITRQEDKNEEKKEYRIGKKEKIEKENEKENEKKKEMEKEENIEKDLFGSSPFSPNSFVINSQFQQSSLASIRTLPSSSNIQQATIVSSSTKIIPNSKFDNISASNKYSNTFTNVSKDLFGSVPFDEFTYLQLNEKEKCDLLKKKNEIQVPFIQPSSSRSVTQEPQPQPLSFGSIEDNTLLLNKVLSPDATTTIKSTSILQEVYTIKPVQHTARITVQTVNSVSKPDVIPDIVSPMSPEPLVTTDDHDVPRHKRDKFTKSEKSKYRLINENHNDISDILSSSKLSHKTKSIGYSKKTSRIKKYSVVSTAAGFSNMSFEDFPSDENEEKQIRNTKIAPFEVIREPEKRFGSLKRKSNPFS, from the exons ATGAAGAAgctgttttcaaaaattgaaaacacgTCGAAGGAGCCTAACAGTTACGTAGGAAAAGTTTTTGTAGTAGGACGTTATACTGTCACTGTCGAAGAGGTTTTAGCTGAAG gagGATTTGCTATTGTGTTTTTGGTAAAATCTTCAAGTGGACGTTATGCACTTAAACGCATGTATGTTAATAATGAACATGATCTCAATGTATGTAAAAGAGAGATACAAATCGCA agTAACTTAAATggtcataaaaatatcataggaTATTTGGATAGTAGTATTACAAACATAGGAGGAGGAGTGCACGAACTTCTACTTTTAATGCCTTATTGCAAAACTCAAGTTCTACAGATGATGAATAATag atTACAAACTGGCTTTAGTGAGTCTGAagttcttcaaatattttgtgatGTTTGTGAAGCAGTATCTCGATTACATCATTGTCAAACACCAATAATACATAGAGATTTAAAA attgaaaatatattgtattctgATACTGGTCATTATGTATTGTGTGACTTCGGTTCTGCAACAGCAAAAATTCTTAATCCTAGTGTACATGGTGCAGCAATAGTCgaggaagaaattaaaaaatatacaactcTCAGTTACAGAGCACCTGAAATGGTTGATATGTATTGTGGAAAACCTATTACAACAAAAGCAGATATATGg GCATTGGGATGTTTGTTATACAAACTTTGTTTCTTTACATTACCATTTGGGGAAAGTACACTTGCTATTCAATCGGGAAATTTTACGATACCAAATCATTCGAG atatagtaGAAGTCTTCATTGTCTGATTCGATATATGCTTGAGCCGGATTCTGATAATCGTCCCGATATTTATCAAGTGTCTATGATTGCATTCCAAATTTTGGGTAAAGAATGTCCTGTACAGAATTTACAt aaagttcCAATTCCAGTTCTGGAATCATTAACTTGTCCGCCTATGGAATctgaaaatgttaaaagatcATCATTAGTGAAAACACCAAAACCAATTCCAGTATCTACTGTTGAGGGTACATCAGTTACACCAAGGCAACGACCAAAAGGGCAAGCTGTAAGCACAGGTCCGATTAGTTTAAGTGGTCAGATCGTAAGTCAAATATCAGGTCAAGGAAATCAAGTTCAGTCACAAAGTTCTATAGGAAATACAGTTTCATATGTTCAAATGGGTCAACAACTTGCTCCATTGAATACATCTCAAACTTATGTTGGACAAAGTATGCAATCAAATGTTCAATCATTACCAGTAAATACGCAAGCATCTTCCCATCAAGTTTCAGTGCTTAATCAAGTTTCGCCGCAAATTTGTACAACTagtcaaaatatttcttttggaCATCAATCACAAATCCAAAAATCACAATATAGTCAGTCACATTGTTCTACAATTAGACGATCTCCTGCAAGTGTTCAAGATACAGTAAGTTCGTACTTTGATTCAACATTgacaacaaatataaatgaagaaaatttagaagCACTATTTCCACCATCTG ATCCATTTAAAGATGATAATCGAGCTATGCCACCACCTACAAAAATACCACCACCTGTTGCTCCTAAACCTAAAATTCTGcccaaaatatcaaatattgctAGTTGTCCGCCTCCTAAATATATACCTCTTACTTCATTAACATCGAAATTGAATACTCCAACTGGGCCTAATAAAGCTACTCCTGTAATGGTACCAACTTTACCGAAACCAGTTAATAAAACTGAGAGTTTAAGTCAGAATATAAGTTCAAGTACTTCTCCACCTGATAGTCCAACACTATCTTCTGTACGCCATAGAAGAAATGTTAGCGACACAAGTGCTTTCAATAA aGCATTTGCAAGCGAAACAACACAATTTCTAGCACCATATGAAGCTTCAGTAAAATCACGTTCTGAAGATGTTAGTACTCCTGAAGTTCTAACTGGTGTAAGGCTTTGTCTAGGATCTAGCACTTCGCATGTACGTATT GGAGAACTTTCAAGTATAACTGCTACTGAAGGAAGATCATTAAGTGCAGATGTAGCAGCTTGGAATCCATTTGAAGATGTACAACCTTTCAATCAATTAACAGAAGATCATATTTTTGGTGctgaatttgataaaattagaagAGGAAGTAATGCAAGTATCAGTGGTGTAAAAAGTCGCGAAAGCCTTGTTATGACATATGCAGAATTACCAGAAGATCCATTTGAATCTGCACCTTTCAGTTTGCCAA caggaaagaagaataaaattggatCAAAAACTGCTGCACTTGCTGGAG gaaaaTTACAAGTAAATGGTAGATCAAGGATACCTTCGAAACAATGGAATTCAGGATTCGAACGAACTGAATTGGATCATAGAATGATGCCTTTAACAGGAAACAGTCCTATTTCTCCGCCATTTGTTCGAATTCCCATAGAAAATCGGTccaaatacgaaaaattaatattcaatgctGGTGATATATCCAGTGACAGTGATAAAGATTTATCTCAAGAGCGTATAAagcaaaagaggaaaagagtcAAAAACGTGTTacgtcgaaagaaaaaagtacaaaatacaaaaaacatCATATACCAAGAATATAACGAATCAAATGATTCGATAAGTTTagccaataattttaaaacgattaatgataatttatatagtcatattaattataataatactattaaatCTAATGgtattgaaaaaagtaatgaaaaaaGCAATATTGGAAATGAAGATAATATGGATGAGATagaggaagagggaaagaaaaaagaaagagaagaggaggaagaaaaaaaaggagtaaaagaagataataagggaatgaaagaggaagaagaaaaggaagagaaaatggaagatgagaaaagggaagaagatGAGGAAGACGAAGAGGAAGATGATGACaatgacgatgatgatgacaatgacgatgatgatgatgatgacgacAATGACAATGTTGAAGATGATGAAGACGATAAAGATAATGATGatattgatgataataataatgacaacGACAATGAGAATGACAAAGATAAAGACAATGATGATgagaatgatgaaaaatacaaaaaaaaaaatgaaatagtttcggaaaatatacgaatttatGGCAGTTCTATTCAACAttcggaaaaaaatattattatgaatgaaaaagattatagaacaaaaaaatcgaaaaaatattatcgaggACAACGATTGTCAATGACTAGAGCCAACAGAGATCCAATAGTTGGACATCAATACGGAGAAAAGCCACTTTTATTGGACGATGAACTCGATTCAGAATCGAAACTGGAATATTTTCATGGTgatccatttattattaatgatcaaTATGACTCAAACTctcaattgttaaataaaatagattcgttagaaagaaatgagaaaatgaaatatttaaataatttattagaaaaatctgaaaaagacATTTTTGCTTTGGCTCCTTTTCCAAGATCATccagttatttaaaaaaaaataacgattgtcaagagaataatgaatttaaaactatagttcccattatttttaattcaagagTTTCATCTCAGGAATTAACAGATTTGAAAAGCAAATCACTTTCAAAGTGTAATTCATATCAGAAATACACAAATGTTGCAGAAGAAAAGATAGATGttgattttttggaaaaaaataatcagcaATCATCAATTGAGATAACTTTAGTTAAAACTCATCGAGactttgaaagagaaaaaaatattcaagatcaaaaaaaaatagaaatggaagaatatatgaaagaaaatggaagaaaagaagaagaaagattagAGATAACTAGacaagaagataaaaatgaagaaaaaaaagaatataggataggaaaaaaagaaaaaatagagaaggaaaatgagaaagagaatgaaaaaaaaaaagaaatggaaaaagaagaaaatatagaaaaagatttatttggtTCATCGCCATTTAGTCCAAATAGTTTTGTAATAAACAGTCAATTTCAACAATCGTCTCTTGCTTCCATTCGTACCCTACCATCTTCATCAAATATTCAACAAGCTACTATTGTTTCCTCATCTACAAAAATAATaccaaattcaaaatttgataatatttctgcGAGCaacaaatattcgaatacaTTTACGAATGTTTCAAAAGATCTTTTTGGTTCTGTCCCGTTCGatgaatttacatatttgcaattgaatgaaaaagagaaatgtgacttgttaaaaaagaaaaatgagattCAGGTTCCATTTATTCAACCATCATCATCACGATCAGTAACGCAGGAACCACAACCACAGCCATTGAGTTTTGGATCAATTGAGGACAATACATTACTATTGAATAAAGTATTATCACCAGATGCTACCACTACTATTAAATCTACATCTATTTTACAAGAGGTATATACTATTAAACCGGTTCAACATACCGCACGAATTACTGTTCAAACAGTAAATAGTGTATCGAAGCCAGATGTTATACCAGATATTGTTTCGCCTATGTCACCTGAACCATTGGTAACTACTGATGACCATGATGTACCAAGGcataaaagagataaatttactaaatcagagaaatcgaaatatcgtttaatCAATGAAAATCACAATGATATTAGTGATATTTTATCATCGTCGAAATTGAGTCATAAAACTAAATCGATAGGTTACAGTAAAAAAacttcaagaataaaaaaatattctgtagTGAGCACAGCCGCTGGTTTTAGTAACATGAGTTTTGAAGATTTCCCAAGCGATGAgaatgaagaaaaacaaattagaaatacaaaaattgcgCCTTTTGAAGTAATCAGAGAACCTGAGAAACGATTTGGATcgttaaagagaaaaagtaaTCCATTTTCttga